CCGCTTCGGTCTCCTTTTTGGATGCGTAGAGCCTGAAGGCCATCTTGATGGAGGCATCCAGCACGGTGATGCCGGAGTTTTTCACCACATACCCGTAGGAGGTGACGCGTTCGGTGCGTTCCACAATCTCCGGGTCGGTGTGGGCGGAGAGAAAGACCACGGGGACATCGCCGAACCGCTGGATCGCGGCGGCGGCCTCGGTGCCGTCCATACCGGAGCCGAGATCGATGTCCATGAGGATCAGGTCGATGTCGGTACGGTCCCGGAGCATCGCCACGGCCTGCTCGCCGGATTGCACCCACTCCACGCGATAGCCGCGGCGTTCCAGCTGCCGGGCTTCATACATGGCGACAACGGGTTCATCCTCCACAAGGAGAATCCTCTTTTGCTCCCCATCGGTCATGGCGGTTTCACCTCTTTCGTCGACCCATCCCTATGGCCGGCCCCTTCGAAAACGGAGGGACAGCACCGCACCTCCGGGCGGGTTCTGCCGCTGGAGGGGCTGCCTCGTTTCGCCCACCTGCACGGCGCCGTGCAGGGGGGCCTATTGTACACCGTCAAAGGAAATGCCCGGGAACCGGGGCTCCGGCGACGTCTGCGGCGGCTCACTCCGGGAGAGGGAACTCCACCGTACAGACGGTGCCGTTCTCGGTGCGCATGGAGAAATGCCCGTCCAGCTGGGCGGTGAGGACCCCCACGAGCTGGAGACCGAAGCCTTCGGGGGTGGCGGTGATGTCGAATCCCTCCCCGTCGTCGCCGACGGCGAGGCGTACCGTTCCCTCGCGTTCTTCGGCGGTTACGCGGGGGAGTCCGCTGCCCTCGTCGGCAAAGGCGTACTTCATGGCGTTGGTGATCAGCTCGTTGACGATGAGCCCCAGGTTCGACGCGGTCCGCACCGGCACGGTGATTGCACCGATATCGGTTTCCACCTCCACGGGGTTGTGGAAGCTGCCGATGATCTCCGCCACCAGCGGCGGCAGGTAGTCCTCCAGGGCGACCTGATCGCTCATCCGTTCGCTGCGGTAGAGCTTCTCGTAGAGGAGCATCATGGTGCGCACGCGGTTCCGTGCGGTCTCCAGGGTTTCCCGGGCGAAGTCGTTGCCCACGGAATCCGCCTGGAGGGAGAGCAGGCTCATGATGGTGTGCATGTTGTTCTTGATGCGGTGGTGCACCTCCCGAAGGAGGAGCTCCTTCTCCTCCAGAAGCGCGTTGATCCGGGCCTCGTTGCGACGGATGTCCGTCACATCCTCGACGATCCCCGCCAGACCGACGACGCGGCCTTCGTCGTCCCGGATGGGGATCTTGCTGCTCCGGGCGATGCGGGTCTCGCCCGAGGTGTCGTAGGGCTCGTCGAAGCCGTACTTGGCAACCCCCGCGTTGATGACCTCCCGGTCGTTGCGCTCCATCACCTCGGCCTGCTCCGGCGGGAAGAAATCCCGGGGCTTTCCCCCGGTCAGTCCCTCCTTTGTGGTACCCAGCGATCGCGCCAGCGACTGGTTGCCCAGGATGTACCGCCCGGCCCGGTCCTTGTAGAAGATGTGCGCCGGCAGGGCGTCGAAGAGCTGCTGCATCTCCCTCTGCTTGGCGGCCAGCTCCTCCTGGGTACGCTTGAGGGCGTCGATGTCCACATGGACACCCACGGCACGGCGGGGAAGACCCTTATCGTCGAGCTCGAAGCTCTTCCCCTTGCCGTTGATCCACCGGTAGCTCCCGTCGCTGCAGCGAAGCCGGAACTCGATGGAGTAGGGCCGGGCCTTTCTGAGACTCGCCTCCACCTGGGCCAGGGCATACTCCCGATCCTCGGGGTGGAGCAGATCCCGCCAGCTCTCGAAGCACGGCGGGAAAGCACCGGGCTCATAGCCGAGCATGGTGTAGTACTGCGGACTGAAGTAGGCCTCGTTGGTATCCAGATTCCAGTCCCAGAAACCGTACTCGCCGGCGTCGATGGCCAGCTCCAGCTGCTCCCTGGCGGTGCGCAGCTCCGCCTCGGCCTCCCGGCGGCGGGTGACATCCACCACAAACCCGATGTAGCGGTCGTCGGCGAGGCGGACGGCGTTGACGATCCAGTAGCGACAGCGGCCGTCCCTGGTGATGAAGGCTCGTTCGCCCATCGCCTGGCCCTGACGGACCACCTCGCCGAAGTGTTCTCCGGCCTCCTCGCGCTCTTCGGGGGGGACGAGATCCAGCAGGTTCATCGAGAGCAGCTCCTCCCGGCTGTAGCCAGTGATGGCCGAGGCCGCCGGGTTGGCGTCCACATAGTTGCCGTCGCTGTCGGCAACGAAGATGCCGTGGGGGGCGTGTTCGATATAGTTCCGGAAGCGGGCTTCGCTCTCCTTCAGGGCCGCTTCGGTGGCCCGCTGCCGCCGCTCGCTCTCGATGGTGTGCAGGGCGAAGACCACGTCGCCGGCCATCTCGGCAAAGAGGGCCTGTTCCTCCCTGTCGGCGGCGTAGGAGCAGGGGATGGCCACGGAGAGCACACCGTAGAGATCCTCCTCGTAGAGCAGGGGGACGGCAAAGCAGGCGTCGCCGCGCAGGGTGACCGAGAGAGGACAGTCGGCGCACTCCGTTGCCGGGTCCGCCGTAACCGTCAGCGTCCCCTGCTCGATCGCCCGCCTGACACAGCGGGGCCACCGACCGGCTCGGAGCATCCCGTCGAGAGGGGCGAAGCCCTCTTCCATACCGGCGCCGGCGGTGTCGGTGCAGTGCCCTTCGCTGTCCATGAGGGCGATCCAGGCGATACGGTATCCCCTGGTCTCCGTGAGGAGGGCACAGGTCTGTTCGATCAGCCTGTGGGGATCGCGTTCACGGGTGATCAGCTGGTTGACGTTACGGACCGCCCGAAGCACCTCGTTGAGATGGTCCCGTCTCAGCTCGGCCTCCTTGCGCACCGTGATATCCTGGACGATCCCGACGGTGCGCAGCGGGGATCCACCGTCGTCATAGTCCGTGTAGCCCTCTTCGCGGACCCACTTGACGCAGCCGCCGTCGAGAAGGAGGCGGTGCTCCATTTCATAGGGAAGGCCTTCCCGAAGGGAGCGGCTGAAGGTGCTGTCCACCAGTGTTCTGTCTTCGGGATGGACCGCCTCCAGAAAGGCCTCGTAGGAGGCGCCGAAGCGCTGGGGGTCGATCCCGAAGATTTCGTAGATCGTGGGCGACCACTCCAGCCGGTCCTCGCGGTGGAGGTACTCCCACCGGCCCATCCGCGCGATGCGGTGGGCCTCCTGGAGTGCCCCGTACCGTTCATGCAGGAGCCGCTCCCGCTCCTTCCGCTCCGTGATGTCCCGGAGAATGGCCTGGACCACCCGGCCCTGGCCGCTCTCCACCACCGAAGCCGCGATCTCGCCGGGGAAGATACGCCCCCCTTTGGTGCGCATCTGGGTTTCGAAGTGGTCCGAGCCCTCGGAGAGGATCCGATCGATATGGTTCTGCAGGGGCCTGTCGAACTCCGCTGTCCCCCTGGGAT
Above is a window of Synergistales bacterium DNA encoding:
- a CDS encoding PAS domain S-box protein, which produces MERTDGITVLLVEDEAVIAMYETRQLERYGYHVVPVVSGEEALEMVRKREDISIVLLDINLENSMDGTETARRIRRIRDLPVLFLSAHTEPEIVERTEDILSYGYVVKNSGITVLDASIKMAFKLFDARMETERERRHLSTTLDSMGDGMIATDADGLVTRMNPVAEELTGWPEAEASGRPFGEIFRIVSAATLEPADNPVPRVLEEGNVVGLANHTILIARDGREYQIADSAAPIREPRGGVAGVILVFRDVTEEYRMRERMAASEARYRNLFEQSGDGALVHDLEGNILEVNGKMCRLLGYTREELRDLHLSVLHPRGTAEFDRPLQNHIDRILSEGSDHFETQMRTKGGRIFPGEIAASVVESGQGRVVQAILRDITERKERERLLHERYGALQEAHRIARMGRWEYLHREDRLEWSPTIYEIFGIDPQRFGASYEAFLEAVHPEDRTLVDSTFSRSLREGLPYEMEHRLLLDGGCVKWVREEGYTDYDDGGSPLRTVGIVQDITVRKEAELRRDHLNEVLRAVRNVNQLITRERDPHRLIEQTCALLTETRGYRIAWIALMDSEGHCTDTAGAGMEEGFAPLDGMLRAGRWPRCVRRAIEQGTLTVTADPATECADCPLSVTLRGDACFAVPLLYEEDLYGVLSVAIPCSYAADREEQALFAEMAGDVVFALHTIESERRQRATEAALKESEARFRNYIEHAPHGIFVADSDGNYVDANPAASAITGYSREELLSMNLLDLVPPEEREEAGEHFGEVVRQGQAMGERAFITRDGRCRYWIVNAVRLADDRYIGFVVDVTRRREAEAELRTAREQLELAIDAGEYGFWDWNLDTNEAYFSPQYYTMLGYEPGAFPPCFESWRDLLHPEDREYALAQVEASLRKARPYSIEFRLRCSDGSYRWINGKGKSFELDDKGLPRRAVGVHVDIDALKRTQEELAAKQREMQQLFDALPAHIFYKDRAGRYILGNQSLARSLGTTKEGLTGGKPRDFFPPEQAEVMERNDREVINAGVAKYGFDEPYDTSGETRIARSSKIPIRDDEGRVVGLAGIVEDVTDIRRNEARINALLEEKELLLREVHHRIKNNMHTIMSLLSLQADSVGNDFARETLETARNRVRTMMLLYEKLYRSERMSDQVALEDYLPPLVAEIIGSFHNPVEVETDIGAITVPVRTASNLGLIVNELITNAMKYAFADEGSGLPRVTAEEREGTVRLAVGDDGEGFDITATPEGFGLQLVGVLTAQLDGHFSMRTENGTVCTVEFPLPE